In one window of Campylobacter coli DNA:
- the tpx gene encoding thiol peroxidase, which yields MSSVNFKGNPVKLKGNSVEVGADAPKVELKAKDLSAIEIGAAGKTQIVLSLPSLDTPVCATEAREFNKKVASYNGAEVVVVSMDLPFAMGRFCSTEGIENLSVASDFVAKEFGEKYGVLIGEGPLEGLLARAVFVIKDGKIAYKELVSEVTEMPDIAKLDAFFGGSSCCGGCGCH from the coding sequence ATGAGTTCAGTAAATTTTAAAGGAAACCCAGTAAAACTTAAAGGAAATTCAGTAGAAGTTGGAGCAGATGCTCCTAAGGTAGAGCTTAAAGCTAAAGACTTAAGTGCGATTGAAATCGGTGCTGCAGGTAAAACACAAATTGTTTTAAGTCTTCCAAGCTTGGATACTCCAGTTTGTGCAACTGAAGCAAGAGAATTTAACAAAAAAGTAGCAAGCTACAATGGAGCAGAAGTTGTGGTTGTAAGTATGGATTTACCTTTTGCTATGGGTAGATTTTGTAGCACTGAAGGTATAGAAAATCTAAGCGTTGCTAGCGATTTTGTAGCAAAAGAATTTGGAGAAAAATACGGAGTATTGATCGGTGAAGGTCCACTAGAAGGTCTTTTAGCTCGTGCTGTATTTGTAATCAAAGATGGCAAAATTGCTTATAAAGAACTAGTAAGCGAAGTGACAGAAATGCCAGATATTGCAAAACTTGATGCATTTTTTGGCGGTTCTAGCTGCTGCGGTGGATGCGGTTGTCATTAA
- the napH gene encoding quinol dehydrogenase ferredoxin subunit NapH, whose translation MMRYLIARRIVQIGILALFSFKATDFILKGNLSSSRLFNTLPLSDPFAVIQIYLASFSVDLMALIGALIVLILYGVFLGRAFCAWVCPVNLITDFAAFVRSKMAFKQSKVLILSKNLRYYILALSLILSFVLSLPVFESISYIGIIHRGIIFGTTSWIFVAFILFCIDTFLSPRAICSHLCPLGAFYALISRFALLKIKHNHQNCTKCYKCIGICPEKQVLWMIAKESASVNSGECIRCGRCVEVCNDDALNFNIFDLRKK comes from the coding sequence TTGATGAGGTATTTAATCGCTAGACGCATCGTTCAAATCGGAATTTTAGCTCTTTTTAGTTTTAAGGCTACAGATTTTATTTTAAAAGGAAATTTAAGTTCCTCTAGGCTTTTTAACACCCTACCTTTAAGCGATCCTTTTGCAGTGATTCAAATTTATTTAGCAAGTTTTAGTGTAGATTTAATGGCACTTATAGGGGCATTGATCGTTTTGATTCTTTATGGAGTTTTCTTAGGTCGTGCTTTTTGTGCTTGGGTGTGTCCTGTAAATTTGATTACTGATTTTGCTGCTTTTGTTCGTTCTAAAATGGCTTTTAAACAGAGTAAGGTTTTAATTTTAAGCAAAAACTTAAGATATTATATTTTGGCTTTGAGTTTAATTCTTTCTTTTGTATTATCTTTGCCTGTATTTGAAAGCATATCTTATATAGGCATTATACATAGGGGAATTATTTTTGGCACTACTTCTTGGATATTTGTAGCTTTTATACTTTTTTGTATAGATACTTTTTTAAGTCCTAGGGCGATATGCTCACATTTGTGTCCTTTGGGAGCTTTTTATGCTCTCATCTCTCGTTTTGCACTTTTGAAAATCAAGCACAATCATCAAAATTGCACTAAGTGTTATAAGTGTATTGGAATTTGTCCTGAAAAACAAGTTCTTTGGATGATAGCTAAAGAAAGTGCGAGTGTAAATTCGGGTGAATGTATAAGATGTGGACGCTGTGTGGAAGTATGTAATGATGATGCTTTAAATTTTAATATATTTGATTTAAGGAAAAAATGA
- a CDS encoding valine--tRNA ligase encodes MYDKSIEKTYYQICEERGYFEIDGNKAIQEKNKNFCIMMPPPNVTGVLHIGHALTFTLQDIITRYKRMDGYKVLYQPGLDHAGIATQNVVEKQLLAQDIKKEELGREKFIEKVWEWKEKSGGKILDQMRTLGITPAWSRLRFTMDEGLANAVKKAFVELYDKKLIVRGNYMINWCTHDGALSDIEVEYKENKGKLYHIKYYLKDSDEYLVVATTRPETFFGDTAVMVHPDDERYKQFIGKELILPLSNKAIKIITDEHVEKEFGTGVVKVTPAHDMNDYEVGLRHNLEFISVFDEKGILNEHCLEFEGLERLEARDKIVAKLDSLGFIDKIEEHNNQVGYCYRCNNVVEPYISKQWFVKQEIAKESIEKVALGESKFYPSHWVNSFNAWMKDLRAWCISRQLWWGHQIPVYYCECSHEWASQDTPKTCPKCGGQNFKQDEDVLDTWFSSGLWAISTLGWGNGTWGKDKIWFEEDLKEFYPNSLLITGFDILFFWVARMMFQSTNALGALPFKDIYLHALVKDEQGRKMSKSLGNVIDPNESIKEYSADILRFTLALLAIQGRDIKLSNDKLLQVRNFTNKIYNATNYLLLNEEQFEDLEKIELKSALAQFVYSRFQDCVKNVRENLDNYRFNDAANTLYKFFWDDFCDWGIELSKAQKESVKELGSIFKEALKLLNPFMPFISEYLYHKLSKSELETSASIMISKYPQFHAKNSNIEEIFSLIIESIVSIRRAKSLVDLGNSKIEKAYIKLNDKKMQDEIKSYMKFITMLAKCENIEFTENKLQKAICDVSENLEIFIALDNVDLSGILTRLENQKTKLEKESAKLNAMLSNEKFIANAPKEVVEQNKEALANLNTQLEKISAELANLKG; translated from the coding sequence ATGTATGATAAAAGCATAGAAAAGACTTATTATCAAATTTGCGAAGAGCGCGGATATTTTGAAATCGATGGAAATAAAGCCATACAAGAAAAAAATAAAAATTTTTGCATCATGATGCCACCGCCTAATGTAACAGGCGTTTTGCACATAGGCCATGCTTTAACCTTTACCCTGCAAGATATCATAACACGATACAAAAGAATGGATGGCTATAAAGTTCTTTACCAACCAGGACTTGATCATGCAGGCATTGCCACTCAAAATGTTGTAGAAAAACAACTTCTTGCTCAAGATATCAAAAAAGAAGAATTAGGTCGTGAAAAATTCATAGAAAAAGTTTGGGAATGGAAAGAAAAAAGCGGTGGCAAAATCCTAGATCAAATGAGAACCCTAGGAATCACTCCTGCTTGGAGTCGCTTGCGCTTTACTATGGATGAGGGTTTAGCAAATGCAGTAAAAAAAGCTTTTGTGGAACTTTACGATAAAAAACTTATCGTGCGTGGAAATTATATGATCAATTGGTGCACCCACGATGGGGCTTTAAGCGACATAGAAGTAGAATACAAAGAAAACAAAGGCAAACTTTATCATATAAAATACTACTTAAAAGATAGTGATGAATACCTAGTCGTAGCAACAACGCGTCCTGAGACTTTTTTTGGTGATACTGCAGTCATGGTTCATCCTGATGATGAGCGTTATAAACAATTTATAGGAAAAGAACTGATCTTACCTTTAAGCAATAAAGCCATTAAAATCATAACTGATGAACATGTAGAAAAAGAATTTGGAACAGGGGTTGTAAAGGTTACCCCTGCTCATGATATGAATGACTATGAAGTAGGACTTAGACATAACTTAGAATTTATAAGTGTTTTTGATGAAAAAGGAATTTTAAACGAGCATTGTTTGGAATTTGAAGGTTTAGAACGCTTAGAAGCTAGAGATAAAATTGTAGCTAAACTGGATAGTCTTGGCTTTATAGATAAAATAGAAGAACATAACAATCAAGTAGGATATTGCTATCGTTGCAACAATGTAGTCGAGCCTTATATTTCAAAACAATGGTTTGTAAAACAAGAAATTGCCAAAGAGAGTATAGAAAAAGTAGCCCTTGGCGAGAGTAAATTTTATCCAAGCCATTGGGTTAATAGCTTTAATGCTTGGATGAAAGATTTAAGGGCTTGGTGTATTTCAAGACAGCTTTGGTGGGGACATCAAATTCCTGTGTATTATTGTGAATGCTCACATGAATGGGCAAGTCAAGATACACCTAAAACTTGTCCAAAATGCGGAGGGCAAAATTTCAAACAAGATGAAGATGTACTCGATACTTGGTTTTCTTCAGGACTTTGGGCAATAAGCACACTTGGATGGGGAAATGGCACTTGGGGAAAAGATAAAATTTGGTTTGAAGAAGATTTGAAAGAATTTTATCCTAATTCTTTATTGATAACTGGTTTTGATATTTTGTTTTTTTGGGTAGCTAGAATGATGTTTCAAAGCACAAATGCTTTAGGAGCCTTGCCTTTTAAAGACATTTATTTACATGCTCTTGTTAAAGATGAGCAAGGTAGAAAAATGAGTAAGAGTCTTGGAAATGTTATCGATCCAAATGAAAGCATTAAAGAATACAGTGCCGATATATTGCGTTTTACCTTAGCTTTGCTTGCTATACAAGGACGCGATATCAAGCTTAGTAATGACAAGCTTTTACAAGTTAGAAATTTCACAAACAAAATCTATAATGCGACAAATTATCTACTTTTAAATGAAGAGCAATTTGAAGATTTAGAAAAGATAGAACTTAAAAGTGCATTGGCTCAATTTGTTTATTCTAGATTTCAAGATTGCGTAAAAAATGTAAGGGAAAATTTGGACAATTATCGCTTTAATGATGCAGCAAACACGCTTTATAAATTCTTCTGGGATGATTTTTGTGATTGGGGGATAGAACTTAGCAAAGCCCAAAAAGAATCGGTAAAAGAATTAGGAAGTATTTTCAAAGAAGCTTTAAAACTCTTAAATCCTTTTATGCCATTTATCAGCGAGTATTTGTATCACAAGCTTAGCAAAAGTGAACTTGAAACAAGTGCCTCCATAATGATAAGCAAATACCCACAATTTCATGCAAAAAATTCCAATATAGAAGAAATTTTCTCTTTGATTATAGAAAGCATTGTTAGCATACGCCGCGCTAAAAGCCTTGTGGATTTAGGAAATTCAAAAATAGAAAAAGCCTATATTAAACTAAATGATAAAAAAATGCAAGATGAAATCAAATCCTATATGAAGTTCATCACCATGCTTGCTAAATGTGAAAATATAGAATTTACAGAAAACAAGCTACAAAAAGCCATTTGCGATGTGAGTGAGAATTTAGAAATCTTCATTGCACTTGATAATGTAGATTTAAGTGGTATTTTAACAAGACTTGAAAATCAAAAAACAAAACTAGAAAAAGAAAGTGCTAAGCTAAATGCTATGTTATCAAATGAAAAATTT
- a CDS encoding ATP-dependent helicase, with protein sequence MPLSRLNEEQYLAATANFGHNLIIASAGTGKTSTIVARISYLLSQGISPQKIMLLTFTNKASKEMISRLGKYFDKNITGKILAGTFHSTAYTLLKSANKDVVLKQASELKTLLKSVYEKRTFRHLSDIKPYQPSYLYDIYSLFQNKAYDQDFYHWFCINYEDQSIYAEIYEDILKEYSEEKKRFNYVDFNDLLLNLKTLLNEKKYEFDEILVDEYQDTNALQSSLIEAFESKSLFCVGDYDQSIYAFNGADINIIGGFKQRFKDAQIFSLNKNYRSSRSILSLANKVILNNERLYPKELIVTRKDEFKAPSLLAFEELFDQYQNIAKMILTSGVSLEEIAVIFRNNSSADGIEVALREQGIASVRKGSGSFFESLEVKAFSAMLALVVNPKDIMAFIHLVQYTKGVGGVLAKEIFDALLKLGHGSLIRGFLEPDKSVNLQNHQKRNYQLGLFADLEELASENRFKFESEFNAHPILKLSKINDLCAKNLEKIYFFLKKAMETKHSLALVNLICENSFYKEICEELAIKRATNKAGQVDLLRKKENLEKIEMKFNVLKELTKNYSDIYKYYNFLTLGASEMSNGKGVNLLSVHASKGLEFDLVFVIDLAQGRFPNQKLMSMGGSLEEERRLFYVAVTRAKNILYLSYAKYDKNKKTAFAPSRFLIEAGLCKGELTID encoded by the coding sequence ATGCCACTTTCTAGATTAAATGAAGAGCAGTATTTAGCTGCTACTGCAAATTTTGGACACAATCTGATCATAGCAAGCGCGGGGACAGGAAAAACTTCTACCATAGTTGCAAGAATTTCTTATCTGTTAAGCCAGGGTATATCGCCGCAAAAAATCATGCTTTTGACTTTTACTAATAAAGCTAGTAAAGAAATGATAAGTCGTTTGGGAAAATATTTTGATAAAAACATCACAGGAAAAATTTTAGCAGGAACTTTTCACAGTACAGCCTATACTTTGCTTAAAAGCGCAAACAAAGATGTGGTTTTAAAACAGGCCAGTGAGTTAAAAACCTTACTTAAGAGCGTTTATGAAAAAAGAACTTTTAGGCATTTAAGCGATATAAAACCTTATCAGCCAAGCTATTTGTATGATATATATTCTTTATTTCAAAACAAGGCTTATGATCAAGATTTTTACCATTGGTTTTGTATAAATTATGAAGATCAAAGTATTTATGCGGAAATTTATGAAGATATATTAAAAGAATATAGTGAAGAAAAAAAGCGTTTTAATTATGTGGATTTTAACGATTTACTTTTGAATTTAAAAACTCTTTTAAATGAAAAAAAATACGAATTTGATGAAATTTTGGTAGATGAATACCAAGACACTAATGCACTTCAGAGTTCTTTAATCGAAGCTTTTGAAAGTAAGAGTTTATTTTGTGTGGGCGATTATGATCAAAGTATTTATGCTTTTAATGGCGCAGATATCAATATCATAGGTGGATTCAAGCAGCGTTTTAAGGATGCTCAAATTTTTTCTTTAAACAAAAACTACCGCTCTTCAAGAAGTATCCTATCTTTGGCAAATAAGGTGATTTTAAATAATGAAAGACTCTATCCAAAAGAACTTATAGTTACAAGGAAGGATGAATTTAAAGCTCCTTCTTTACTTGCTTTTGAAGAATTATTTGATCAGTATCAAAATATAGCTAAAATGATACTTACTAGCGGAGTGAGCTTGGAAGAAATTGCCGTTATTTTCCGCAATAATTCGAGTGCAGATGGTATCGAAGTAGCCTTAAGAGAGCAAGGGATTGCAAGTGTAAGAAAAGGAAGTGGGAGTTTTTTTGAAAGTTTAGAGGTTAAAGCTTTTAGCGCTATGCTTGCTCTTGTGGTAAATCCTAAGGATATCATGGCATTTATTCATTTAGTTCAATACACCAAAGGCGTAGGTGGAGTTTTGGCAAAGGAAATTTTTGACGCTCTTTTAAAATTAGGTCATGGTAGCTTGATAAGGGGTTTTTTAGAACCTGATAAAAGTGTGAATTTGCAAAACCATCAAAAAAGAAATTACCAGCTTGGACTTTTTGCGGATTTAGAGGAATTAGCCAGTGAAAATCGTTTTAAATTCGAGAGCGAGTTTAATGCCCATCCTATCTTAAAGCTTTCAAAGATCAATGATTTGTGTGCTAAAAATTTAGAAAAAATTTATTTTTTCTTAAAAAAGGCTATGGAAACAAAGCATTCTTTAGCCTTGGTTAATTTAATTTGTGAAAATTCTTTTTATAAGGAAATTTGTGAAGAACTAGCCATCAAAAGAGCAACAAATAAAGCCGGACAAGTAGATCTTTTAAGAAAGAAAGAAAATTTAGAAAAGATAGAAATGAAATTTAATGTCTTAAAAGAACTCACTAAAAATTATAGTGATATTTATAAGTACTATAATTTCTTAACCCTAGGTGCAAGCGAGATGAGCAATGGCAAGGGTGTAAATTTACTGAGTGTGCATGCGAGTAAGGGTTTGGAATTTGACTTGGTATTTGTAATTGATCTTGCGCAAGGGCGTTTTCCAAACCAAAAACTTATGAGTATGGGCGGAAGTTTGGAGGAAGAAAGAAGACTTTTTTATGTTGCAGTAACAAGGGCTAAAAATATACTTTATCTTAGTTATGCAAAATACGATAAAAATAAAAAAACCGCTTTTGCACCTTCGCGTTTTCTTATAGAAGCAGGGCTTTGCAAGGGAGAGTTAACTATAGATTGA
- the napG gene encoding ferredoxin-type protein NapG, with the protein MKDRREFFASAFKGLCLCTAGGFLANLSLKADDDYALRPPGAEDEARFLSKCIRCGLCVKACPYDTLKLATLLDSAKNGTPFFKAREIPCYLCKDIPCIKECPTDALDKKHLEQGIESLKMGIAIVDSASCVAHWGIQCDACYRACPLIDRALKLELKRNERTAKHAFLLPSVDHEVCVGCGLCELACITEKPAIRVLPREYVLGKAGSHYVKGWDQEDEDRIKDADTSKYFDAKKATNYLNEGEI; encoded by the coding sequence ATGAAAGATAGAAGAGAATTTTTTGCTAGTGCTTTTAAAGGCTTGTGTCTTTGCACTGCGGGTGGATTTTTGGCAAATTTAAGCCTAAAGGCTGATGATGATTATGCCTTGAGGCCACCAGGGGCTGAAGATGAAGCGAGATTTTTAAGCAAATGTATTCGTTGTGGCTTGTGCGTAAAAGCCTGTCCATACGATACCTTAAAACTTGCTACTTTGCTAGATAGTGCAAAAAACGGAACCCCTTTTTTTAAAGCTAGAGAAATTCCTTGTTATCTTTGCAAGGACATACCATGTATCAAGGAATGTCCAACCGATGCTTTGGATAAAAAACATTTAGAGCAGGGCATAGAATCTTTAAAAATGGGTATTGCAATCGTAGATAGTGCTTCTTGTGTAGCACATTGGGGAATTCAGTGTGATGCTTGTTATAGGGCTTGTCCTTTGATAGATAGGGCTTTAAAACTTGAGCTTAAACGCAATGAACGCACTGCTAAGCACGCCTTTTTATTGCCTAGTGTCGATCATGAAGTGTGTGTGGGCTGTGGGCTTTGTGAGCTTGCTTGTATTACAGAAAAGCCTGCTATTCGTGTTTTACCACGCGAGTATGTTTTGGGCAAGGCTGGTTCGCATTATGTAAAGGGTTGGGATCAAGAGGACGAAGATCGTATAAAAGATGCAGATACTTCTAAATATTTTGATGCTAAAAAGGCAACAAATTATTTAAATGAGGGGGAAATTTGA
- the napA gene encoding periplasmic nitrate reductase subunit alpha has product MNRRDFIKNTAIASAASVAGLSVPSPVLGAQEEEWKWDKAVCRFCGTGCGIMIARKDGKIVAIKGDPAAPVNRGLNCIKGYFNAKIMYGEDRLVMPLLRVNDKGEFDKKGKFKQVSWQRAFDEMEKQFKKAYNELGVSGVGIFGSGQYTIQEGYAALKLAKAGFRTNNIDPNARHCMASAVVGFMQTFGVDEPSGCYDDIELTDTIITWGANMAEMHPILWSRVSDRKLSNLDKVKVVNLSTFSNRTSNIADIEIIFKPNTDLAIWNYIAREIVYNHPEAMDKKFIKDHCVFATGYADIGYGMRNNPNHPKFKESEKDTVAKENAITLDEEEATSLSYLGVKAGDKFEMKHQGVADKNWEISFEEFKKGLAPYTLEYTAKVAKGDDNESLEDFKKKLQELANLYIEKNRKVVSFWTMGFNQHTRGSWVNEQAYMVHFLLGKQAKPGSGAFSLTGQPSACGTAREVGTFSHRLPADMVVANPKHREISEKIWKVPAKTINPKPGSPYLGIMRDLEDGKIKFAWVQVNNPWQNTANANHWIAAAREMDNFIVVSDCYPGISAKVADLILPSAMIYEKWGAYGNAERRTQHWKQQVLPVGAAMSDTWQILEFAKRFKLKEVWKEQKVDDKLTLPSVLEEAKAMGYSEDDTLFDVLFANKEAKSFTSNDAVMKDFDNSEVKGDERKIQGSDGKEFKGYGFFVQKYLWEEYRKFGLGHGHDLADFNTYHQVRGLRWPVVNGKETQWRFNTKFDYYAKKAASNSDFAFYGEFNKMLTNGDLIAPKDEKEHSIKNKAKIFFRPFMKAPERPNEEYPFWLSTGRVLEHWHSGTMTMRVPELYRAVPEALCYMSEKDGEKLGLNQGDLVWVESRRGKVKARVDMRGRNKPPVGLVYVPWFDENVYINKVTLDATCPLSKQTDFKKCAVKIYKA; this is encoded by the coding sequence ATGAATAGAAGGGATTTTATTAAAAATACCGCTATTGCGAGTGCTGCTAGTGTTGCAGGTCTTAGTGTTCCAAGCCCAGTATTGGGTGCACAAGAAGAAGAGTGGAAATGGGATAAAGCCGTTTGTAGGTTTTGTGGAACAGGCTGTGGAATTATGATAGCTAGAAAAGATGGTAAGATTGTAGCAATCAAAGGCGATCCTGCTGCTCCTGTAAATCGAGGTCTTAATTGTATTAAAGGATATTTTAATGCTAAAATCATGTATGGAGAAGATCGTCTTGTTATGCCTTTGCTTCGTGTGAATGACAAAGGAGAATTTGACAAAAAAGGAAAATTCAAACAAGTTTCTTGGCAAAGAGCTTTTGATGAGATGGAAAAGCAATTTAAAAAAGCTTATAATGAGCTAGGAGTAAGCGGTGTAGGAATTTTTGGAAGTGGTCAATATACTATCCAAGAAGGCTATGCAGCTTTAAAACTTGCAAAAGCAGGCTTTAGAACAAACAATATTGATCCTAATGCAAGACATTGTATGGCTTCTGCTGTGGTTGGTTTTATGCAAACTTTTGGTGTGGATGAACCATCAGGCTGTTATGATGATATAGAGCTTACTGATACTATCATCACTTGGGGAGCAAATATGGCTGAAATGCACCCTATACTTTGGTCAAGAGTTAGCGATAGAAAACTAAGCAATCTTGATAAGGTCAAAGTTGTAAACCTAAGCACTTTTTCTAATCGTACTTCAAATATTGCCGATATTGAAATCATTTTCAAACCAAATACGGACTTAGCTATTTGGAACTATATAGCAAGAGAGATTGTTTACAATCATCCTGAAGCTATGGATAAAAAATTTATTAAAGATCATTGTGTCTTTGCAACAGGCTATGCAGATATTGGTTATGGTATGAGAAATAATCCAAATCACCCTAAATTCAAAGAAAGTGAAAAAGATACCGTTGCAAAAGAAAATGCAATCACTTTAGATGAAGAAGAAGCCACTTCTCTTTCTTATCTTGGTGTGAAAGCGGGTGATAAATTTGAAATGAAACATCAAGGTGTAGCTGATAAGAATTGGGAAATCTCTTTTGAAGAATTCAAAAAAGGTTTAGCACCTTATACTTTAGAATACACTGCAAAAGTAGCCAAGGGTGATGATAATGAATCTTTGGAAGATTTCAAGAAAAAACTTCAAGAATTAGCTAATTTATATATAGAAAAAAATCGTAAAGTGGTAAGTTTTTGGACTATGGGCTTTAACCAACACACAAGAGGTTCTTGGGTAAATGAGCAAGCTTATATGGTGCATTTTTTACTTGGCAAACAAGCTAAACCAGGTAGCGGAGCTTTCTCTTTAACAGGACAACCAAGTGCTTGTGGAACTGCTAGAGAGGTAGGAACATTTTCTCATCGCTTGCCTGCAGATATGGTTGTGGCAAATCCAAAACATAGAGAAATTTCAGAAAAAATTTGGAAAGTACCTGCAAAAACAATCAATCCAAAACCAGGTTCGCCTTATCTTGGTATTATGAGAGATTTAGAGGACGGTAAGATTAAATTTGCTTGGGTTCAAGTGAATAATCCATGGCAAAATACTGCAAATGCAAACCATTGGATCGCAGCAGCTAGAGAGATGGATAATTTTATCGTTGTAAGCGATTGTTATCCTGGAATTTCAGCAAAGGTAGCTGATCTTATCTTGCCAAGTGCGATGATTTATGAAAAATGGGGCGCTTATGGTAATGCTGAAAGAAGAACTCAGCACTGGAAGCAACAAGTTTTACCTGTGGGTGCTGCTATGAGTGATACTTGGCAAATTTTAGAATTTGCAAAACGCTTTAAACTTAAAGAAGTTTGGAAAGAGCAAAAAGTAGATGATAAGCTTACTTTGCCAAGCGTATTAGAAGAAGCAAAAGCTATGGGTTATAGCGAGGATGATACACTTTTTGATGTTTTATTTGCCAATAAAGAAGCAAAAAGCTTTACTTCAAATGATGCTGTTATGAAAGATTTTGATAATAGCGAAGTTAAAGGCGATGAAAGAAAAATTCAAGGCAGTGATGGAAAAGAATTTAAAGGATATGGCTTTTTCGTTCAAAAATATCTTTGGGAAGAGTATCGTAAATTCGGCTTAGGTCATGGTCATGATTTGGCTGATTTTAACACTTATCATCAAGTAAGAGGTTTAAGATGGCCGGTGGTAAATGGCAAAGAAACACAATGGAGATTTAATACTAAATTTGATTATTATGCTAAAAAAGCTGCTTCAAATTCAGACTTTGCTTTTTATGGTGAATTTAATAAAATGCTCACCAATGGAGATTTGATAGCTCCTAAGGATGAAAAAGAGCATAGTATTAAAAATAAAGCTAAAATTTTCTTTAGACCATTTATGAAGGCACCTGAAAGACCAAATGAAGAATATCCATTTTGGCTTTCAACTGGAAGGGTTTTGGAGCATTGGCATAGCGGGACTATGACTATGCGTGTGCCCGAGCTTTACCGTGCTGTCCCAGAAGCACTTTGTTATATGAGTGAAAAAGATGGTGAAAAATTAGGTTTAAATCAAGGAGATTTAGTTTGGGTAGAATCGCGTCGTGGTAAGGTAAAAGCAAGAGTGGATATGCGTGGTAGAAACAAACCGCCTGTAGGGCTTGTTTATGTACCTTGGTTTGATGAAAATGTTTATATCAATAAAGTTACCCTAGATGCGACTTGTCCGCTTTCTAAACAAACCGACTTTAAAAAATGTGCGGTAAAAATTTATAAAGCTTAA
- a CDS encoding substrate-binding domain-containing protein encodes MKKYLFLSLIAASFLNAEVLVYGPGGPAPAMKELALKFEEKTKEKVVVTAGPTPSWFKKAKKDADLIFSGNTSMMDGFIKRIPSLKLEDLVVLNMRPSGIIVRPNNPKNIKSFEDILKDNVNVMVVDGAGQVGLYEDMALKNGKRENLVKLRKNIKVYAKNSKIAIDEWNNNPNIDALIIWSHWAKALGDKALFIEDEKAVVYRSAEIIPTKKGLQNKQALEFVKFIQSKEAQEIWKKHAWNEVD; translated from the coding sequence ATGAAAAAATATTTATTTTTAAGTTTAATTGCAGCAAGTTTTTTAAATGCCGAAGTTTTAGTTTATGGTCCTGGTGGTCCTGCGCCAGCTATGAAAGAACTTGCATTAAAATTTGAAGAAAAAACCAAAGAAAAAGTTGTAGTTACTGCAGGTCCTACTCCATCATGGTTTAAAAAGGCTAAAAAAGATGCAGATTTGATTTTTTCAGGCAATACTTCTATGATGGATGGATTTATCAAAAGAATTCCTAGCTTAAAATTAGAAGATTTAGTTGTTTTAAATATGCGTCCTTCAGGCATCATCGTGCGTCCTAATAACCCAAAAAATATCAAAAGCTTTGAAGATATTTTAAAAGATAATGTAAATGTTATGGTTGTTGATGGTGCGGGGCAAGTTGGACTTTACGAAGATATGGCTTTAAAAAATGGTAAAAGAGAAAATTTAGTCAAGTTGCGTAAAAATATTAAAGTTTATGCTAAAAATTCTAAAATAGCTATAGATGAGTGGAATAATAATCCAAACATAGATGCTTTAATCATTTGGTCACATTGGGCCAAGGCTTTAGGAGATAAGGCTTTGTTTATCGAAGATGAAAAAGCAGTGGTTTATCGATCAGCTGAAATAATTCCTACCAAAAAAGGCCTTCAAAACAAACAAGCTTTAGAATTTGTGAAATTTATTCAAAGTAAAGAAGCTCAAGAAATTTGGAAAAAGCATGCTTGGAATGAAGTTGACTGA